Proteins encoded in a region of the Marinomonas maritima genome:
- the tagH gene encoding type VI secretion system-associated FHA domain protein TagH — MDLKLTAHQGKELLGNRSSVLVDADVYSIGRGSDNSWVLPDPRLHISNKHCVIHRKNNEFHLTDISTNGVYLNGSSDPLGRGRSQVLKQGDVLVIGEYTVYADIIGSDAYSESLAETPTHQELDQSTIIAEAMQEAESRDMKSASVSDVVRDVLTHTDPVKADQDSHKTAVSELVNSSVAPASALSPDPTISELLRPIAPEKAYYVPPKVQSAAQPDQKHDTETPHAKDNSHDAIPDNWLDLVAGNESETAAVHEEMSQTAGPVAQAEGGEVTSQASVLTTQELGSLEKTETPPKAEPYVMPTSKPSTQAAAQSTPVSQETSENNDLFELMMKEAGLPEHLYKGKDHTEMALQIGRMLRQFAQGTTETLATRNMVKSEFRLQQTMIRPVDNNPLKLSPSGDEALKTMLMADSAAYLPAENAIQEGFKDIQAHQLAMMSGIQGAFSHLLSRFEPQKLVQKFDVRPRYNKGLLARGKTDYWREYQDYYQDICTMMEDEFQDLFSNEFGKAYESQLRKLR, encoded by the coding sequence ATGGATTTGAAGCTTACTGCTCATCAGGGAAAAGAGTTACTAGGTAATCGCTCTAGTGTTTTAGTGGATGCTGATGTCTATTCCATTGGCCGTGGAAGCGACAATTCTTGGGTATTGCCCGATCCTAGACTTCATATTTCTAATAAACACTGTGTGATTCATCGTAAGAATAATGAGTTTCATCTCACCGATATCAGCACCAATGGTGTTTATCTAAACGGTTCATCTGACCCTCTTGGACGTGGCCGAAGCCAAGTGTTAAAGCAGGGTGATGTGCTAGTGATTGGTGAGTACACTGTTTATGCCGATATAATCGGAAGTGATGCTTATTCAGAAAGCTTGGCCGAAACACCAACCCACCAAGAGTTGGATCAAAGCACTATTATTGCGGAAGCTATGCAAGAAGCCGAATCGCGTGATATGAAATCCGCATCGGTGTCTGACGTTGTTCGAGATGTACTGACTCATACTGATCCTGTCAAAGCGGACCAAGATTCTCATAAAACGGCGGTCAGTGAATTAGTGAATTCAAGCGTAGCCCCGGCTAGTGCCTTATCACCAGACCCTACAATCAGTGAGCTGCTACGGCCCATTGCGCCAGAAAAAGCCTACTACGTACCGCCTAAAGTGCAGTCTGCTGCTCAGCCAGATCAGAAGCATGACACTGAGACGCCTCATGCGAAAGATAATAGTCATGATGCCATTCCTGATAACTGGCTCGATTTAGTGGCTGGAAATGAAAGTGAAACAGCAGCAGTTCATGAAGAAATGTCTCAAACTGCAGGACCTGTGGCGCAAGCTGAAGGGGGTGAGGTAACGAGCCAAGCGAGTGTTTTGACAACGCAAGAGTTGGGTTCGCTTGAAAAAACAGAGACGCCGCCCAAAGCAGAGCCTTATGTTATGCCTACTAGTAAACCCTCGACGCAGGCTGCCGCTCAATCAACACCGGTATCTCAAGAGACATCAGAGAATAATGACTTGTTTGAGCTAATGATGAAGGAAGCAGGACTCCCTGAACACCTCTATAAAGGTAAAGACCATACAGAAATGGCACTGCAAATTGGGCGTATGTTAAGACAGTTTGCTCAAGGGACAACGGAAACGTTAGCCACTCGCAATATGGTAAAAAGTGAGTTTCGTTTACAGCAAACGATGATACGCCCCGTTGATAATAACCCTCTGAAACTGTCGCCATCTGGAGATGAAGCTTTGAAGACCATGTTGATGGCCGATTCGGCAGCGTATTTGCCTGCTGAAAATGCGATACAAGAAGGTTTCAAAGACATTCAAGCCCATCAGCTCGCGATGATGTCTGGTATTCAGGGGGCGTTTTCACATTTATTGAGTCGCTTTGAGCCACAAAAACTGGTGCAAAAGTTTGACGTACGCCCGCGTTATAACAAAGGTTTGCTGGCTCGAGGTAAAACAGATTATTGGCGTGAGTATCAAGATTACTACCAAGATATTTGTACGATGATGGAAGACGAGTTCCAAGATCTATTTTCTAATGAGTTTGGTAAAGCCTACGAAAGTCAGTTGAGGAAGTTGCGATGA
- the tssJ gene encoding type VI secretion system lipoprotein TssJ has protein sequence MKSRLLKGMVFSCLFLIGCSLNPFSDADENAVTLVFKIKASEDLNPDIQGRPSPIEIRLYQLNSLTEFHQADFFDLFTEKPLASSLLDTRIFIVKPSEEVFVDTDLDINTQFIGVVAGYRDLDNAIWHDSIRVRDERGFLLRLIGSHKRMTLQAKASEDQVSLIVEQE, from the coding sequence ATGAAATCGAGACTTCTAAAGGGAATGGTTTTTAGTTGTTTGTTCTTGATAGGGTGCTCTTTAAATCCATTTTCCGATGCGGATGAAAATGCAGTGACGCTGGTGTTCAAAATAAAGGCGTCAGAGGACCTCAATCCAGATATACAAGGCAGACCTTCACCAATAGAGATTCGCTTGTATCAACTAAACTCTTTAACAGAGTTTCATCAAGCCGATTTCTTCGACTTGTTTACTGAGAAGCCTTTAGCCTCGAGTTTACTGGATACACGTATTTTTATTGTGAAGCCTAGTGAAGAGGTTTTTGTAGATACAGACTTAGACATAAATACACAGTTTATCGGAGTTGTGGCAGGTTATAGAGATTTAGATAACGCTATCTGGCATGACTCCATTCGAGTACGCGATGAACGGGGTTTTTTACTGCGTTTAATCGGTTCCCATAAGCGAATGACTTTACAGGCAAAAGCCAGTGAAGATCAGGTTTCCCTAATAGTTGAGCAAGAGTGA
- the tssK gene encoding type VI secretion system baseplate subunit TssK, with translation MSWHRKVAWQEGAFIRPQHFQQQDRHLEWSFASLTHQLHSYGWGISELEFDVAALRLGHFVIKKCRAFLPDGSIIDMPSEDGIPDPIVIQEKDEGLLIYLVLPIWRAGANDIDRQNADDSNARYRLSHMEVPDIVSSSNTAADIELASKKVRVVTERDGPKQYSAIAIAKVKSVKNKAIELDERFIPAALDVQSSAALVNIVRDVQGLVQKRTILLAERLKSLADGNGVEMADFLLLQMLNRYQPILEHYLAADSVHPERVYQLFAQLASELATFTHQDKRLASAPPYLHDDLQVTFESFEPLLQQPLSLLLDQSAIQIELENKGFGIRIGYIPQLESSASFVLCARAEMPNDELRRQLPMQAKIGSIERINNLVNKQLPGIQIDPLASAPRQIPFYSGAVYFELKTQGKWWQDVVDSKGLALHVGSQFPGISLELWVIK, from the coding sequence ATGAGTTGGCACAGGAAAGTTGCATGGCAGGAAGGGGCATTTATTCGGCCTCAGCATTTTCAGCAGCAAGATCGTCATTTGGAATGGAGTTTTGCTTCCCTTACGCATCAGTTACACAGCTATGGTTGGGGAATATCTGAATTAGAGTTTGATGTCGCTGCACTGCGTTTAGGGCACTTTGTGATTAAGAAATGTCGAGCATTTCTTCCCGACGGTAGCATCATTGATATGCCTAGTGAAGATGGCATTCCTGACCCCATCGTTATACAAGAGAAAGACGAAGGTCTACTCATATATTTGGTCTTACCTATTTGGCGGGCCGGTGCAAACGATATTGATCGCCAAAATGCGGATGACAGCAATGCGCGTTATCGCCTAAGTCATATGGAGGTACCGGATATCGTTAGCAGCTCTAATACCGCTGCCGACATCGAGCTTGCCAGTAAAAAAGTACGCGTTGTTACTGAGCGAGATGGACCGAAACAGTATTCTGCCATTGCAATCGCTAAAGTAAAATCGGTAAAAAATAAAGCGATAGAGCTTGATGAGCGCTTCATTCCTGCAGCGTTAGACGTGCAGTCGAGTGCAGCCTTAGTCAACATTGTTCGGGATGTTCAAGGGTTAGTGCAGAAGCGTACGATTTTGTTGGCAGAGCGTTTGAAGTCTTTAGCTGATGGTAATGGCGTTGAAATGGCTGACTTTCTGTTGCTGCAGATGTTGAATCGGTATCAACCTATTTTAGAGCATTACTTAGCAGCAGACAGTGTTCATCCCGAACGTGTCTATCAATTGTTTGCTCAGCTTGCTAGTGAGCTAGCAACATTTACGCATCAAGATAAGCGTTTGGCGTCCGCGCCACCTTATTTGCATGATGATTTGCAAGTAACGTTTGAAAGCTTTGAACCATTGTTGCAGCAGCCGTTGAGCTTGCTATTAGATCAAAGTGCCATCCAGATAGAGCTTGAGAACAAAGGCTTTGGGATTCGCATTGGCTATATTCCTCAGCTTGAATCCAGTGCAAGTTTTGTCTTGTGCGCACGAGCTGAAATGCCGAATGATGAGTTACGTCGTCAGTTACCTATGCAGGCAAAAATTGGCTCGATCGAAAGAATCAATAATTTGGTCAATAAGCAGCTGCCTGGTATTCAAATTGATCCTTTGGCCTCTGCGCCTCGACAAATTCCATTTTATTCTGGCGCTGTGTACTTCGAACTCAAGACGCAAGGCAAGTGGTGGCAAGATGTTGTTGATAGTAAAGGCCTTGCATTACATGTAGGTAGCCAGTTCCCAGGTATTTCCTTGGAACTCTGGGTTATTAAATAA
- the tssL gene encoding type VI secretion system protein TssL, long form, whose amino-acid sequence MDFNGNRTVIIPMPGGQTSLSEQAPSTSAQGDVNWSGLFDDPEKFTCSGLNRLESTAFKLLSLVPAIRKSQTNPSLALLRQQIVEEIEVYEGSARKAGIDARTVMIGRYVLCTVLDEAVLNTPWGGQSDWQNDSLLSLFHKETWGGENFFVMLENLEKDPAGNIDLLELMYVCLSLGFEGRYAVEEDRAGKLMQIKSRLYRLISTQRKDPARYLSANWQGESMSNQGLRRFVPLWVFVAVLSGVLALLLFILLYALNQSSNPPYHQLTGLSEQTVTTLDRPRIIDVSALQTLREFLKPEIAQGLVKVEERNANVRIIMQGDLFFRSGRAQLTSKYDTLVRRVAQALLEVEGSVLVEGHSDNQPINTLQFPSNWHLSKARAEAVATELRDYTNENQRFKSEAKADSQPVADNSTRDGRAQNRRVEIALLSNVIWRSQGGSN is encoded by the coding sequence ATGGATTTTAATGGTAATCGCACTGTCATCATTCCTATGCCTGGCGGGCAAACTTCCCTTTCAGAGCAAGCACCCTCTACAAGTGCGCAGGGCGACGTTAATTGGTCAGGGTTATTTGATGACCCTGAAAAATTCACGTGTTCAGGGCTTAATCGCCTAGAGAGTACTGCATTTAAGTTGCTGTCTTTGGTGCCTGCTATTCGTAAGTCTCAAACCAATCCTAGCTTGGCTTTGTTACGTCAACAGATCGTTGAGGAAATAGAGGTCTATGAAGGCTCCGCTCGTAAAGCGGGGATCGATGCTCGCACAGTGATGATTGGTCGCTATGTTTTATGCACGGTATTAGATGAGGCTGTATTGAATACCCCTTGGGGTGGGCAAAGTGATTGGCAAAATGATTCATTACTAAGCCTATTTCATAAAGAGACGTGGGGTGGCGAGAACTTTTTTGTCATGCTTGAGAATCTTGAAAAAGATCCCGCGGGCAACATTGATCTGCTTGAGTTGATGTATGTCTGCCTTTCGCTGGGCTTTGAAGGGCGCTATGCCGTTGAGGAAGATCGTGCTGGTAAGCTTATGCAAATCAAATCACGCTTGTACCGGTTAATCAGTACTCAGCGTAAGGATCCAGCACGTTACCTTTCAGCAAACTGGCAGGGTGAAAGTATGAGTAATCAAGGGCTGCGTCGGTTTGTGCCGTTGTGGGTCTTTGTTGCCGTGCTTAGTGGTGTCTTAGCGCTACTTTTGTTTATTCTGCTGTATGCTTTAAATCAGTCCTCTAACCCGCCTTACCACCAGCTTACTGGTTTATCTGAACAGACGGTTACAACGCTGGATCGTCCGCGCATTATTGATGTCTCGGCACTGCAGACGCTTCGAGAATTCTTGAAACCTGAGATAGCGCAGGGTTTGGTTAAGGTGGAAGAGCGCAACGCTAATGTACGAATAATTATGCAAGGTGATTTATTTTTTCGCTCAGGCCGTGCCCAACTGACGTCTAAATACGACACTCTGGTGAGGCGAGTCGCTCAAGCGTTACTTGAGGTCGAAGGTTCTGTATTGGTAGAAGGTCATTCCGATAACCAGCCGATCAATACACTTCAATTTCCATCAAACTGGCATTTATCGAAAGCTCGAGCGGAAGCAGTAGCAACTGAATTGCGCGACTATACAAACGAAAATCAACGCTTTAAGTCTGAAGCAAAAGCCGACAGTCAACCAGTGGCAGATAACAGCACCCGTGATGGTCGAGCTCAAAATCGTCGAGTAGAAATTGCTTTGCTTTCCAATGTGATTTGGCGTTCCCAAGGAGGGAGTAACTAA